From a single Paraburkholderia youngii genomic region:
- a CDS encoding Gfo/Idh/MocA family protein yields the protein MTGSRFRVGIIGAGRISDLHAIEYLQNPLARIVGVCDRDVAQARSKLAAWGIPDVTVEEDVDRFLAREDIDLVEILLPHHLHLPVALKAMAAGKIVSLQKPMCVDLAEADQLVAAAEAYDRPFKVFENFIFYPPVLKARELIDQGAIGTPLSIRIKSNPARSATAWEVPPSASAWRSEKSHAGGGPLVFDDGHHKFALAWHFMGDPEEVHAFIGDTEGPGGMRFDAQSIISFRFPGNRIGNLEIVYSPDMELITRHYAQDDRVEITGTSGVLFINGGHGRLGATPPVTLYRDGQITTYDVPSGWEQSFVLSTRHFLNALRTGGAPVLTAREARQVLRFASAAEQSAREGKAIRLAF from the coding sequence ATGACGGGATCTCGTTTTCGCGTGGGGATCATCGGTGCGGGTCGCATCTCCGATCTGCACGCCATCGAATACCTGCAAAATCCGTTGGCACGCATCGTCGGCGTCTGCGACCGGGATGTGGCGCAGGCGCGTAGCAAGCTCGCGGCCTGGGGCATTCCCGACGTCACGGTCGAGGAGGACGTGGATCGTTTCCTCGCGCGTGAGGACATCGATCTGGTCGAAATCCTGTTGCCGCATCATCTGCACCTGCCGGTGGCGCTTAAGGCGATGGCGGCGGGCAAGATCGTGTCGCTGCAAAAACCGATGTGCGTCGATCTCGCCGAGGCGGACCAACTCGTGGCGGCCGCCGAGGCCTATGACCGGCCTTTCAAGGTCTTCGAGAACTTCATCTTCTATCCGCCGGTGCTGAAGGCGCGCGAACTGATCGATCAGGGCGCGATCGGCACGCCGCTGTCGATCCGCATCAAGTCGAACCCGGCGCGCAGCGCGACGGCGTGGGAAGTGCCGCCGTCCGCATCGGCATGGCGCAGCGAAAAGTCTCACGCGGGCGGCGGGCCGCTCGTATTCGACGACGGGCATCACAAGTTCGCGCTCGCCTGGCATTTCATGGGAGATCCGGAAGAGGTGCATGCGTTTATCGGCGATACCGAAGGTCCGGGCGGTATGCGTTTCGATGCACAGTCGATCATCTCATTCCGGTTTCCCGGCAATCGTATCGGCAATCTGGAGATCGTCTATTCGCCGGACATGGAGCTCATCACGCGACACTATGCGCAGGACGATCGCGTCGAGATCACCGGCACGTCGGGTGTGCTCTTCATCAACGGCGGCCATGGACGGCTCGGGGCGACACCGCCCGTGACCCTGTACCGGGACGGCCAGATCACGACCTACGACGTGCCGAGCGGATGGGAGCAGAGCTTCGTGCTGTCGACCCGGCATTTTCTGAATGCGCTGCGCACGGGCGGGGCGCCGGTGCTGACGGCGAGGGAGGCCCGCCAGGTGCTGCGTTTCGCGTCGGCGGCCGAGCAGTCGGCTCGTGAAGGCAAGGCGATTCGCCTGGCATTTTGA
- a CDS encoding ABC transporter ATP-binding protein, protein MAQLSLQGIRKSFAGHEVIHGVELDIADGEFVVFVGPSGCGKSTMLRMIAGLEDVSGGTIHIDGRDVTQVHPSKREIAMVFQSYALFPHMTVAENIGFGLRLAGVDKREIRRQVGEVGKTLQLDRLLERTPRELSGGQRQRVAIGRAIIRHPKIFLFDEPLSNLDAALRVQLRLEIARLHAELRATMVYVTHDQVEAMTLADRIVVFNGGKIEQVGTPMELYERPANLFVARFIGAPAMNVLPASAWPHLTSPDHAGARSAPDGVDCIGIRPEHVTLCARGQASVGGRIELVEQLGAETLYYLGIGNGLPTLTVRSPLAHAVRRGDEVGLKVDSSKLHRFGPDGIAIGNHAARSDERTPSPTETFQIEEEK, encoded by the coding sequence ATGGCGCAATTGAGTCTGCAAGGCATACGCAAATCGTTCGCTGGCCATGAGGTGATCCATGGCGTCGAGCTGGACATCGCCGACGGCGAGTTCGTGGTGTTCGTCGGCCCGTCCGGCTGCGGCAAATCGACGATGCTGAGAATGATCGCCGGCCTCGAAGATGTGTCGGGCGGGACGATCCATATCGATGGGCGGGATGTGACGCAGGTGCATCCGTCGAAGCGCGAAATAGCGATGGTGTTCCAGTCCTACGCGTTGTTTCCGCACATGACGGTGGCTGAAAACATCGGCTTCGGACTGCGGCTCGCGGGTGTCGACAAGCGCGAGATCAGGCGGCAGGTGGGGGAGGTCGGCAAGACGCTCCAGCTCGACCGTCTGCTGGAACGCACGCCGAGAGAATTGTCGGGCGGGCAGCGGCAGCGTGTAGCGATCGGGCGCGCCATCATTCGTCATCCGAAGATCTTTCTGTTCGACGAACCGCTTTCGAATCTCGATGCCGCGTTGCGCGTGCAGTTGCGCCTCGAGATCGCGCGACTGCATGCGGAGTTGCGCGCCACGATGGTGTACGTCACGCACGACCAGGTCGAGGCGATGACGCTGGCGGACCGGATCGTCGTGTTCAACGGCGGCAAGATCGAGCAGGTCGGCACGCCGATGGAGCTGTATGAACGGCCCGCGAATCTGTTCGTCGCGCGCTTTATCGGCGCGCCTGCGATGAACGTGCTGCCGGCGTCGGCGTGGCCGCATCTGACGAGTCCGGATCATGCCGGAGCTCGCAGCGCGCCGGACGGTGTGGACTGTATCGGTATCCGGCCCGAGCACGTCACGCTTTGCGCGCGCGGACAGGCGAGTGTTGGCGGGCGCATCGAACTCGTCGAGCAGCTTGGCGCGGAGACACTGTATTACCTCGGCATCGGCAATGGCCTGCCCACGCTCACGGTACGCTCGCCGCTCGCGCACGCGGTGCGCCGCGGAGACGAAGTCGGACTAAAAGTGGACAGCTCGAAGCTGCATCGCTTCGGCCCGGACGGGATCGCGATCGGGAATCACGCCGCTCGAAGCGATGAACGCACACCATCGCCAACAGAGACTTTTCAAATAGAGGAAGAAAAATGA
- a CDS encoding carbohydrate ABC transporter permease — MDERLYARFNPARAATFTILVVLAVLFLLPTVGVLLSSVKEQRDIALGDLWSLPVRLYLGNFIEVLSKPSVHQYFVNTLIVTVPATIVSTALGVLAGYVFAKLPFRGSNGLFLVLVSGMFFPPQVILIPLFRLFNFLGLIDTLWPVFLVHTALGIPICSLLMRNFFATVPSTLREAAIMEGASEPRVLLSVVLPLSLPALAVLATLQFTWIWNDFLWPLVFTQSDEKRTIMLGIVNLNGQYSVAWGVQGALSILASLPTLLVFLFFQRYFIKGMTMGAVKG, encoded by the coding sequence ATGGATGAGCGTCTGTACGCCCGCTTCAATCCGGCGAGAGCGGCCACTTTCACGATTCTCGTGGTGCTGGCGGTGCTGTTCCTGTTGCCCACTGTCGGCGTGTTGCTGTCGTCGGTGAAGGAGCAGCGCGACATTGCGCTGGGCGATCTCTGGAGCTTGCCGGTCAGGCTGTACCTCGGCAACTTCATCGAAGTGCTGTCGAAGCCCTCCGTACACCAGTATTTCGTGAACACGCTGATCGTCACCGTGCCCGCCACGATCGTGTCGACCGCGCTCGGCGTGCTCGCCGGCTACGTATTCGCCAAGCTGCCTTTTCGCGGCTCGAATGGCCTGTTCCTGGTGCTGGTGTCCGGCATGTTCTTTCCGCCGCAGGTGATTCTGATTCCGCTGTTCCGGCTTTTCAATTTTCTCGGCCTGATCGACACGCTGTGGCCGGTGTTCCTCGTGCATACGGCGCTGGGCATTCCGATCTGCTCGCTGCTGATGCGCAACTTCTTCGCGACCGTGCCGAGCACGCTGCGTGAAGCCGCGATCATGGAAGGCGCATCCGAGCCGCGGGTGCTGCTGTCGGTGGTGTTGCCGCTCAGTTTGCCGGCGCTCGCGGTGCTGGCGACGCTGCAGTTCACGTGGATCTGGAATGACTTTCTGTGGCCGCTGGTGTTCACGCAATCCGACGAGAAACGCACCATCATGCTCGGCATCGTGAACCTGAATGGCCAGTATTCCGTCGCCTGGGGCGTGCAGGGCGCGTTGTCGATTCTGGCGAGCTTGCCGACGCTGCTGGTGTTTCTGTTCTTCCAGCGCTACTTCATCAAGGGCATGACCATGGGCGCGGTAAAAGGGTGA
- a CDS encoding carbohydrate ABC transporter permease: MRKHDRLWRVVFLALPLGVFGILVVGPLLSSFYYSFTDWNGFSSDYDFVGLSNFTRILNDHLFSHAALNTALWIVAAIALPTLLGLGLALLLDSKVPGSRVFKSIFYLPICLSAVIVGQIWIWIYQPDWGLLNLFLSHAAGTPHDFAWLAKPNTALWSVIVAWSWQQTGLSMVIYLAGLTAIPEDLQEVCHIEGASRWQRIRLVILPLLTPSTVVAVALSVINSLKGFDILYIMTGGGPFNSSDTLAMHMYNESFKKYHMGYGSAISVVLFLIAVSVIGLYFRQLRKVDRIYG, translated from the coding sequence ATGAGGAAACACGATCGGCTATGGCGCGTGGTATTTCTGGCGCTGCCCCTGGGCGTTTTCGGAATCCTGGTGGTGGGACCCCTGCTGTCGTCGTTCTATTACAGCTTTACCGACTGGAATGGCTTTTCGTCCGACTATGATTTTGTCGGACTCTCTAATTTCACGAGGATTCTCAACGACCATCTGTTTTCGCATGCCGCGCTCAATACCGCGCTCTGGATCGTTGCCGCTATCGCGTTGCCGACGCTGCTGGGGTTGGGTCTCGCGCTGCTGCTCGATTCGAAGGTGCCCGGTTCCCGCGTGTTCAAGAGCATCTTCTATCTGCCGATCTGCCTGTCGGCCGTGATCGTCGGCCAGATCTGGATCTGGATCTATCAGCCCGACTGGGGGCTGCTCAACCTGTTTCTGTCGCACGCGGCGGGAACCCCTCACGACTTTGCGTGGCTGGCTAAACCCAATACGGCGCTGTGGTCCGTGATCGTGGCGTGGTCGTGGCAACAGACCGGGCTGTCGATGGTGATTTATCTCGCCGGGCTCACCGCGATTCCCGAAGACCTGCAGGAGGTCTGCCATATCGAAGGCGCGAGCCGCTGGCAGCGCATCCGCCTCGTGATCCTGCCGTTGCTGACGCCCTCCACCGTGGTCGCGGTGGCGCTGTCGGTGATCAACTCACTGAAGGGTTTCGACATCCTCTACATCATGACCGGCGGTGGACCGTTCAACAGTTCCGATACGCTGGCCATGCACATGTACAACGAGAGCTTCAAGAAATACCACATGGGCTATGGCAGTGCGATTTCCGTGGTGCTGTTCCTGATCGCCGTCTCCGTGATCGGCCTGTATTTCCGTCAGTTGCGCAAGGTGGACCGCATCTATGGATGA
- a CDS encoding ABC transporter substrate-binding protein: MLGRHGVKRRALVLAALLASAAGFTTPAFADSGEVSISDYFTGDMGEKAFNEQLAKFTTATGIAIKQSPVGHEDFKSVILVRAAGHSLPDVFSFWAGAKTQFIADSKSLHPIDGMWKSAGLDSVISRPIAAAATSYSGHRYLVPVDYHFVGVFYNPKVMAKAGITTMPTTWDGFLAMCKQLKSQGITPIAMGSKNRWPAQFWFDYMLLRTAGPDYRAKLMTGHARYDDPQVSSVMDQWKSMFDAGYFNNNANAIDWTDAADKVAKGDAAMTLMGTWITGYWNNNHLVAGKDYDVAVFPQMQAGVPNVALGPVDGLVISANAKNVAGSEKLLDYMVSNTDVQSAWTSSQGALSANVKVDQSHYSPVMQKAAAAVEKSNGFAFNYDLATPPPVSEVGLSMFAKFIDQPGDIKSLLTQTQTDAQAAFKKQ, translated from the coding sequence ATGTTGGGGAGACACGGAGTAAAGCGTCGCGCGCTTGTGCTGGCTGCACTACTGGCTTCAGCCGCGGGATTCACGACCCCGGCCTTCGCGGATTCGGGCGAAGTGTCGATCAGCGACTATTTCACGGGCGACATGGGAGAGAAGGCGTTCAACGAACAGCTCGCCAAATTCACCACGGCGACCGGGATCGCAATCAAGCAAAGCCCGGTGGGACACGAAGATTTCAAGTCGGTGATACTGGTGCGCGCGGCCGGACATAGTCTGCCCGACGTATTCAGTTTCTGGGCGGGCGCCAAGACGCAATTCATCGCCGATTCGAAGAGCCTTCATCCGATCGACGGCATGTGGAAGTCCGCGGGGCTGGATTCCGTGATCTCCAGGCCGATTGCGGCGGCGGCGACGAGCTACAGCGGGCATCGCTATCTGGTGCCGGTCGACTATCACTTCGTCGGCGTTTTCTATAACCCGAAGGTGATGGCCAAGGCGGGCATCACGACGATGCCGACGACGTGGGACGGCTTCCTCGCCATGTGCAAGCAACTCAAGTCGCAAGGCATCACGCCGATTGCGATGGGTTCGAAGAATCGTTGGCCCGCGCAGTTCTGGTTCGATTACATGCTGTTGCGTACCGCGGGGCCGGACTATCGGGCGAAGCTGATGACGGGGCATGCCCGCTACGACGATCCGCAGGTGAGCTCGGTGATGGACCAATGGAAGTCCATGTTCGATGCAGGCTATTTCAACAACAACGCCAACGCGATCGACTGGACCGACGCCGCCGACAAGGTCGCGAAGGGCGATGCCGCGATGACGCTGATGGGCACGTGGATCACGGGCTACTGGAACAACAACCATCTGGTGGCGGGCAAGGACTACGACGTTGCGGTATTCCCGCAGATGCAGGCGGGCGTGCCGAACGTCGCGCTCGGTCCGGTGGACGGCCTCGTGATCTCCGCCAACGCGAAGAACGTGGCGGGTAGCGAAAAACTGCTCGACTACATGGTCAGCAACACCGACGTGCAGTCGGCATGGACGTCGTCCCAAGGCGCGCTGTCGGCCAACGTGAAGGTCGATCAGTCCCACTACAGCCCGGTGATGCAAAAGGCCGCCGCGGCGGTCGAGAAGTCCAACGGCTTCGCCTTCAACTATGACCTCGCCACGCCCCCGCCGGTGTCCGAAGTCGGTCTGTCGATGTTTGCGAAGTTCATCGACCAGCCTGGCGATATCAAGAGCCTGCTGACTCAGACCCAGACGGATGCGCAGGCCGCGTTCAAGAAGCAGTAA
- a CDS encoding IclR family transcriptional regulator, with the protein MRLLQSLTRGLEALTYLRTHRGPVRLTELASELEMDKSMAAHLLKTLVAAGYAAQDSNRRYLASNGSQPGKPVQRTLEEVVAIKEAWRPALERLAASTGECTHLAVLVGSRVWYIDKVDSTLPLKVDHPIGALSPLHCTALGKAFLAFGHAEAPAELVPYTLRTLTSEPALAQELELTRQRGYAIDDEEFTDGIRCVARPIYDAHDEMIAAMGISCPSVRVDAPRLAELGDVVLRESGS; encoded by the coding sequence ATGCGGCTGCTCCAGTCCCTGACTCGTGGCCTCGAAGCACTGACGTATCTGCGGACTCATCGCGGCCCCGTCCGGCTAACGGAACTCGCGAGCGAACTCGAAATGGACAAATCCATGGCCGCCCATCTTCTGAAGACGCTGGTTGCCGCCGGCTATGCGGCGCAGGATTCCAACCGGCGCTATCTGGCCTCGAACGGCAGTCAGCCGGGCAAGCCGGTACAACGCACGCTCGAGGAAGTCGTGGCGATCAAGGAAGCATGGCGCCCGGCGCTGGAAAGGCTCGCTGCGTCCACCGGGGAGTGCACGCATCTGGCGGTGCTGGTCGGCTCGCGCGTCTGGTATATCGACAAGGTCGACTCGACCTTGCCGCTCAAGGTCGATCATCCGATCGGCGCCCTGTCGCCGCTGCACTGCACGGCGCTCGGCAAAGCGTTCCTGGCCTTCGGCCATGCCGAAGCGCCGGCGGAATTGGTCCCCTACACGTTGCGCACCCTGACCTCGGAGCCGGCTCTCGCGCAAGAGTTGGAACTGACACGTCAGCGCGGCTATGCCATCGATGACGAGGAATTCACCGATGGCATCCGCTGCGTGGCTCGCCCCATCTACGACGCGCACGATGAGATGATCGCCGCCATGGGCATCTCCTGCCCGAGCGTGCGCGTCGATGCCCCCCGCCTCGCCGAATTGGGCGATGTCGTGCTGCGCGAGTCGGGTAGTTGA
- a CDS encoding bacteriohemerythrin yields MTDSELKDVEAPVRESDNSLVWSDARLLGFTPMDDVHKEFYEVALRLVTCTDASALAAIEEFEKHAVSHFEQEDEWMRTTNFPPRDCHIEEHEAVLKSVRDVKAAVEAGQAGCALVHDIGMHLYNWFPGHADYLDSALAAWMTKQTMGGKPVVLRRTI; encoded by the coding sequence ATGACAGACTCTGAATTGAAAGATGTCGAAGCCCCTGTGCGGGAAAGTGACAACAGTCTTGTGTGGTCAGACGCACGGCTACTCGGCTTCACGCCGATGGATGACGTGCATAAGGAATTCTACGAAGTCGCGCTACGGCTCGTGACCTGCACCGATGCGAGCGCCCTTGCCGCGATCGAGGAATTCGAAAAACACGCCGTCAGCCATTTCGAGCAGGAAGACGAATGGATGCGCACGACCAACTTTCCCCCGCGCGATTGCCACATCGAAGAACACGAAGCCGTGCTGAAGTCAGTGCGGGACGTTAAAGCAGCGGTCGAAGCAGGGCAGGCTGGTTGCGCGCTGGTGCATGACATCGGCATGCATCTGTACAACTGGTTTCCCGGACACGCCGACTACCTGGATTCGGCGCTTGCCGCATGGATGACCAAACAGACGATGGGTGGAAAGCCTGTTGTGTTAAGACGGACGATTTGA
- a CDS encoding Rieske 2Fe-2S domain-containing protein: protein MLTHQENELLCRVEGDAPMGQLMRRHWTPVCLIEEVSEPDGAPVKARVFGEDLVVFRDSEGSVGVLDEYCPHRRASLVYGRNEDSGLRCLYHGWKFDVSGNVLEMVSEPAASCMTDKVKHKAYPVQEWGGMVWAYMGPQDAIPEFVPPAWAPTSDTRVSIAKALLPCNWAQILEGAIDSAHSSSLHSSDFVPARVGGAEATAKNWLRPSTDKAPRLQVERTDYGFRYAALRRPIFNANTHDYVRSTVFVAPGTVLIPPNNLYNVANINVPMDDTNTAFYFIAWGDPETTPETETWRKFLRQQVGVDLDQYYRPLRNHDNRFWQDRQAMKAGNFTGISGFPNQDIAMWVTMGPIANRSDERLGASDLAIVEFRRRMIDALAEFEKDGDAIGTGAKAIPREVCSYQAVVPKEIDWRTYAARYVSKKNPEPADQPSALATDYQVKQ, encoded by the coding sequence ATGCTGACCCACCAAGAAAATGAATTGCTGTGCCGCGTCGAAGGCGATGCCCCGATGGGCCAACTGATGCGCCGGCACTGGACGCCGGTTTGCCTCATCGAAGAAGTCAGCGAGCCGGACGGCGCGCCGGTCAAAGCGCGCGTATTTGGCGAGGACCTCGTTGTATTCCGGGACTCGGAAGGCAGCGTTGGTGTGCTGGACGAGTACTGCCCGCACCGTCGCGCATCGCTCGTCTACGGCCGCAATGAAGACTCCGGCCTGCGCTGCCTGTATCACGGCTGGAAGTTCGACGTCTCGGGCAACGTGCTTGAAATGGTGTCCGAGCCGGCAGCGAGCTGCATGACCGACAAGGTCAAGCACAAGGCCTACCCGGTGCAGGAATGGGGAGGCATGGTATGGGCATATATGGGCCCGCAAGACGCGATCCCCGAATTCGTGCCGCCGGCCTGGGCGCCGACTTCCGACACCCGCGTGAGCATCGCCAAGGCGCTGCTGCCGTGCAATTGGGCGCAAATCCTCGAAGGCGCGATCGACTCCGCGCACAGCTCCAGCCTGCATTCGTCGGACTTCGTGCCGGCGCGCGTGGGCGGCGCCGAAGCGACCGCGAAGAACTGGTTGCGCCCGTCCACCGACAAGGCCCCGCGCCTGCAGGTCGAGCGCACCGACTACGGCTTCCGTTACGCCGCGCTGCGCCGCCCGATCTTCAACGCCAACACGCACGACTACGTGCGCTCCACGGTGTTCGTGGCGCCGGGAACGGTGCTGATTCCGCCGAACAACCTGTACAACGTTGCGAACATCAACGTGCCGATGGACGACACGAACACGGCGTTCTACTTCATCGCCTGGGGCGATCCGGAGACGACGCCGGAAACCGAAACTTGGCGCAAGTTCCTGCGTCAGCAGGTCGGCGTTGACCTCGACCAGTACTATCGCCCGCTGCGCAATCACGACAACCGCTTCTGGCAAGACCGCCAGGCGATGAAGGCTGGCAATTTCACCGGCATTTCGGGCTTCCCGAACCAGGACATTGCGATGTGGGTCACGATGGGCCCGATTGCGAACCGCTCGGACGAGCGCCTCGGCGCGAGCGATCTCGCCATCGTCGAATTCCGTCGCCGCATGATCGATGCGCTCGCCGAATTCGAGAAAGATGGCGACGCAATCGGCACCGGTGCAAAAGCGATTCCCCGCGAAGTGTGTTCGTACCAGGCAGTCGTGCCGAAGGAAATCGACTGGCGCACGTATGCCGCGCGTTACGTCAGCAAGAAGAATCCGGAACCGGCCGACCAGCCGTCCGCGCTCGCAACGGACTATCAGGTCAAGCAATAA
- a CDS encoding Gfo/Idh/MocA family protein: MEQRRLRIGVAGLGRAFSLMLPTFLRDPRVQLVAACDPRDEARRQFAADFAAPTYADVAELAADPNVEIIYVASPHQFHAQHTEIAAAKGKHVLVEKPMALAPADCDRMIAACRAANVHLIVGHCHSFDTPYLRTRELIGRGDFGAVKMIQAVNYTDYLYRPRRPEELATAEGGGAVFSQAAHQVDIVRMLAGSRATRLRASVGRWDPSRPTEGAYSALIWFENGAYASLSYNGYGHFNTEEWSGWIGEMGDRTSPDTYGSARRRLETLASSGDEARLKAAGTYGGSAYKPPTADAHEPPRFHQHFGPIIVSCERADLRPLPDSIVVYGDEKRHTLPLSAPAVPRAEVIDELYGAVVDARSPLHDGEWAKGTLEICIAILKSSETGADVTLG; the protein is encoded by the coding sequence ATGGAGCAGCGCCGTTTGCGCATCGGGGTCGCAGGACTGGGACGGGCATTCTCGCTGATGCTGCCGACCTTCCTGCGCGACCCCAGAGTCCAGCTCGTCGCTGCGTGCGATCCGCGTGACGAAGCGCGGCGGCAGTTCGCCGCCGACTTCGCGGCGCCCACCTATGCGGACGTGGCGGAGTTGGCGGCTGACCCCAACGTCGAGATCATCTACGTTGCGAGTCCGCACCAGTTCCACGCGCAGCACACTGAAATTGCCGCGGCAAAAGGCAAGCACGTGCTGGTCGAAAAGCCGATGGCGCTCGCCCCTGCGGACTGCGATCGCATGATCGCCGCATGCCGCGCAGCGAACGTGCATCTGATCGTCGGCCATTGCCATAGTTTCGACACGCCGTACCTGCGTACGCGCGAATTGATCGGACGTGGCGATTTCGGCGCGGTGAAAATGATCCAGGCCGTCAACTACACCGACTATCTGTATCGCCCGCGCCGGCCCGAGGAGCTGGCCACGGCTGAAGGTGGCGGCGCCGTCTTCAGCCAGGCGGCTCATCAGGTGGATATCGTGCGAATGCTCGCCGGCTCGCGCGCGACGCGGCTGCGCGCGAGCGTGGGACGGTGGGATCCGTCCCGCCCGACCGAAGGCGCCTATTCGGCGCTGATCTGGTTCGAGAACGGTGCTTATGCCTCGCTCTCGTACAACGGCTATGGCCACTTCAACACCGAAGAGTGGAGCGGCTGGATCGGCGAAATGGGCGATCGTACGAGCCCCGACACGTACGGCAGCGCCCGCCGCCGTCTGGAGACGCTCGCGTCCTCGGGCGACGAGGCCAGGCTCAAAGCGGCCGGCACCTACGGCGGTTCCGCATACAAGCCGCCAACGGCCGACGCGCACGAGCCGCCGCGTTTTCATCAGCATTTCGGCCCGATCATCGTCTCGTGCGAACGCGCCGACCTGCGCCCGCTGCCCGATTCGATCGTCGTCTACGGCGACGAGAAGCGCCATACGCTGCCGCTGTCTGCGCCCGCCGTGCCGCGCGCCGAAGTCATCGACGAGTTGTATGGCGCGGTCGTGGACGCACGCTCGCCCCTTCACGATGGCGAATGGGCGAAGGGCACGCTGGAAATCTGTATCGCGATTCTGAAGTCGAGCGAAACGGGCGCAGACGTGACGCTTGGATAG
- the nadC gene encoding carboxylating nicotinate-nucleotide diphosphorylase codes for MDGMTRAAMTRNVRDALAEDVGEADWTSLLIDPDASAEGVLTVREPALLCGRPWFDETLQQVDPRITIEWLVGEGERMHEGQTVCRIAGPARGMLTAERTALNFIQLLSGVATETSVMTRIVEGTSARILDTRKTLPGLRLAQKYAVRVGGGENHRRGLYDGILIKENHIAAGGGIASTLRATEALGAGVPVQVEVETLDELTEALAGGAAAILLDNFSIESMREAVRVTAGRAELEVSGGVTERTLRTIAETGVDRISLGKLTKNVRAIDFSLRFAAFAG; via the coding sequence ATGGATGGAATGACCCGCGCGGCGATGACGCGCAACGTCCGCGATGCGCTCGCGGAAGATGTCGGCGAGGCCGACTGGACGTCGCTACTGATCGACCCCGACGCTTCAGCCGAAGGGGTCTTGACGGTGCGTGAACCTGCGCTGTTGTGCGGCAGACCGTGGTTCGATGAAACACTGCAGCAGGTCGACCCGCGCATCACGATTGAATGGTTGGTCGGCGAGGGCGAACGGATGCACGAAGGGCAGACCGTCTGCCGGATCGCTGGTCCGGCGCGCGGCATGCTCACCGCCGAGCGCACCGCGCTCAACTTCATTCAGTTGCTTTCTGGCGTGGCCACCGAGACGAGCGTGATGACGCGGATCGTCGAAGGCACGTCTGCGCGGATTCTCGACACGCGAAAAACGCTTCCAGGATTGCGCCTCGCGCAAAAATACGCAGTTCGTGTTGGCGGTGGCGAAAACCATCGTCGGGGGCTGTACGACGGAATCCTGATCAAGGAAAACCACATCGCGGCGGGTGGCGGCATCGCGTCGACGCTTCGCGCTACCGAAGCATTGGGTGCAGGTGTGCCCGTGCAGGTCGAGGTGGAGACGCTCGATGAATTAACGGAAGCGTTGGCTGGTGGTGCCGCGGCGATTCTGCTCGACAATTTCTCGATCGAATCGATGCGCGAGGCTGTGCGCGTCACCGCGGGGCGCGCCGAGCTGGAAGTCTCGGGCGGTGTGACCGAGCGGACGCTGCGAACGATTGCCGAAACCGGCGTGGACCGTATTTCGTTGGGCAAGCTGACGAAGAACGTCAGGGCGATCGATTTTTCACTGCGCTTCGCGGCGTTCGCCGGATAA
- a CDS encoding MarR family winged helix-turn-helix transcriptional regulator, with protein MAAARTSGKGKGKGGVASEDPILRHWREAVPDDRLAHLVKDAGRAMIRGLQMRLAQHEVSFGHWAYLRVLWVTDGLTQKELSDETGTTTPTTFSAVSAMEKLGYVERRYEPGNRKNTHVYLTPRGRSLKHKLVPLAEEVNEISVRGLKATEINVARKVLLTIIENMARDESESDDPALRIPSTREVGNLIAARGEEVDQD; from the coding sequence ATGGCAGCAGCACGTACTTCGGGCAAAGGCAAGGGCAAGGGCGGGGTCGCGAGCGAGGACCCCATTCTGCGGCACTGGCGTGAGGCGGTACCGGACGATCGTCTCGCTCACCTGGTGAAGGATGCGGGCCGCGCGATGATTCGCGGTCTGCAAATGCGCCTGGCGCAGCATGAAGTCTCGTTCGGCCACTGGGCGTATCTGCGCGTGCTATGGGTCACCGACGGGCTGACGCAGAAGGAGCTCAGCGACGAGACCGGCACCACCACCCCCACCACGTTCAGTGCGGTGTCCGCAATGGAAAAGCTCGGCTATGTCGAGCGCCGCTACGAGCCCGGCAACCGCAAGAACACGCACGTCTATCTGACGCCGCGCGGACGGAGCCTGAAACACAAACTCGTCCCGCTCGCGGAAGAAGTCAACGAAATTAGCGTCCGGGGCCTGAAAGCCACCGAGATCAACGTCGCCCGCAAGGTTCTGCTGACGATCATCGAGAACATGGCACGCGACGAATCGGAGTCGGACGACCCGGCGCTGCGTATTCCGTCGACTCGGGAAGTGGGGAATCTGATCGCGGCGCGCGGGGAAGAAGTCGATCAGGATTGA